The genomic segment ACCCATGTATAATACTTTTAGTTTCTTCATTCCCATTATACCTTTCAGTTTATCAATATAGTTATAAGATATCCATAATTCTTCTAAAGTATCAGCCAATTTATCAATtccattgaaattttttaagttgttcCGTGCCAACGataatacttttaagttttttaaagcGTCAAGACTAGTTATTTTTTCGATACAATTTGTGCTCAATGATAATTTCCTGCAACAGATTTCAAAATACACACACCagcaaatatttaacaaaatttaacctaaataaataactattctttttttaaatttaatttactcgcAATTCTTTAAAACTGCTAGGTTAGAATCCATTTTTTCAATTGGTGGCCATTGAAATTGCAAGCCCACATATAAAGCTTCTGAAAGTGGCGTTTTGTTCTTTTCCTGCCATTTGGCTAATGCTTCTTTAATGGTCGTTGCCTTTGgttcctacataatattatgatgtacattttttaatatttataaaactatgatataatacttCTGGTACTCACTCCCATGTCTCAAATAAtcgaataaatacaatattatgatttctaaTAATTGCAAACTATATGACAATTtcgttttgttttgtatttttgttgctatggttatatatatatatatattgctacactttttttgttataatatagttttttttattattctatattgaaACCacaaattctatttattttatgtttgttttttacaaatatgtaaatgcccatgttcaaaaaaatttattatttttatattatacgccaTTTCGAGATATTGTATAGTTAAGTATTCAATGTCCAaaatataactcataagtaGA from the Acyrthosiphon pisum isolate AL4f chromosome X, pea_aphid_22Mar2018_4r6ur, whole genome shotgun sequence genome contains:
- the LOC100165296 gene encoding dynein light chain 1, axonemal-like: MGEPKATTIKEALAKWQEKNKTPLSEALYVGLQFQWPPIEKMDSNLAVLKNCEKLSLSTNCIEKITSLDALKNLKVLSLARNNLKNFNGIDKLADTLEELWISYNYIDKLKGIMGMKKLKVLYMGNNLVDSWNEVQKLLKLETLQELVLAGNPIQESFLEEQVWRTECVKKLTHISILDGIPIIRE